From Arachis hypogaea cultivar Tifrunner chromosome 3, arahy.Tifrunner.gnm2.J5K5, whole genome shotgun sequence:
GGAGCATATTTGATGTCTTTCAACCAAAAAAGACACCAAAAATAGAATATTGATATTAAAAGGACAGTTGACTCAACCTCGTAAGTTGCATGCATCATGATGTCATGCATATCTTGAGCTACTAAACACGTTTTGAGGTTATTTTACAGACCAGTAAACAAACTTGTGACAAATTGAGATTATTATAAATTTCACAGTACAGGTAATCCAGGCTATGTTCGCATCTATAATCACTGATTGCTGAGATTAGTATAGTCAATTGTAATGACAAACCAACGGTCAATATCAATTTACACTTATGTTCCTAGCAACTTTTTCCATCTTGCATATGCCAGTATAAGCAGGAAAATCAAGAAGCAACCAGCACAAGTGCTCAAAACAAAGGGCCAAAATATTCCATGTACGTTATAAAGTGAACAAGGAATGTTCATACCAAATGAACCGGCAATCGCAGTCTCAATAACAATCGCAAATGATGCAATTGTCAATGTCAACTGCAGCTGAATAAGTTCGTTTCTGTGATTATCAAGTTGGATGTTGACATAGTCTTCTGTATCATCAATATACTCCCTAACCTGCAAATCAGGACTTTATCACTTCACAAGAATGATATCATGAAAAAACATTTTCCAGAATTCAATATGCTTCACTTGACATCTTGGATGAAGAGATATGATTTAATAGAATTTGGTAATAGGTACACTTACAGACAATATCTTGTTACGAGTTCCATCCAACTGCATAAAATATGCTTCAAGCAACATTTCCAGATCCTCCACGTCATTATCATCCCCCAAGTTACTAGTTACCAGACTTCCACTTCTGGTAGAACCAAGTCGACGAGTACTAGAAAGGTTGTTCAAGGTTGTGGCCCCCACATGAGCATCAAGTTGCTGATTCTGCAACCACTTCCTTGTCAAATATAGTTGCGCCATGTCTTCGTTGTCATCTAACAGATGTTCAATTTCATCCCGTACCTGTAAAAATTGGGCCATAAAATTCCTAAGAATGATATAAGTATACGACTTGGTTGATGGAAATCATCGTCAGATAAAACTACTGCCTATCATGGAGAGTTCTAGGTTCAGGCAACATTGGAAATATGAAAATAAGGCATAGAGACAACTCTAACAACaaatgaagaaggaaaaagaaacaaAGGGATAACAACAGGAGCAACAAATGGGAGAAGATTATGGTAATTATGCATTGTACCTTCTGCACCCGTGCCAGCAAACGCGTAAGATTGCTCTTCAAACTTCGCACATGTTCAAGATTCTTGGTACTAACATTTCTAGCCAAATCATCTAATACAGGGTAAGCACCTCTCTCAAGGTCTGCCACACTTGAGTCCAGAGAGGTACACACAACTTCTAAAGCAATCTCCAAAACCTGAAACTCAAATGGAAGCTCAGATTGCAACCCTTCAGCAGACTCTGGCACAGGCAACCACTGTCTGCCGGTCGGAACCTGCATTTCACTTTCTTGTTCACCAGCAGGCCCACGAAGTTGAGGTTGAGTTTTATGTGGAATTTGTTGCCTGAGTTGTTCAACGAACGGAAGAACTTCCTGGCGTAGAGGATCAAGCAATAGCACGTCTTCAGCTGTGACTATAGCCTTTATAAACTCCAAATTAACCACCATAGCTTTCTCTCTAGCTGCAGAGAACAGGGAAGTATGTGCATGTTAACAAAGCAACTAATTTCCTCATAGTTGAACGCTACATAGGTGAATCAAACCTATTCTGAATAACAAGGTTCCAGAAAATTATTATCCTAATTCACCAAACCTATTCGTATAGCAGGCAATGAATCATAGCGTCAAACGTGTAAGATGGCAAATAATCAAAGTGAAATCTTTCAATACGAAGACCAAACAAAATTTCAAGATCCAAACGTTCCATAAGAAGTCAAAACAATCACAGAAACCCTAAAAGCCAGATAAAATGAAGAAAACCGAAATTACCAAGAATATTGGAGGATTGGGAGAAGACAGGGCCCAAGATCCTGAGGTCCCGGGTAGGAATTGCGGCGTGGCGGATGATGGCGTTCTTATCAAGCTCAACCAGCTCCGATCGCCCCGACCGATCAAACCGCATCCACAGCCTCGCTCCGCTGGCCTTCTTCTTGACCTTCGTCATCGCGACGGCACCgccaccgccgccgccgccggAGATCATTGCGTTACTGGCGTTGTCAGCGGGCGACATGGCGGTAGTGGAGGTGGGAGGGGGAGGAGATTCGGGCGGGACGATGATCTTCCTGTGGCGGCGGCGGGAGCCGGAGCCAGAGCCGGAACGGCGAAAGGAGAAGGGGCCCTTGCCCATGGTTGAATCCTGATTAGTAACAGCTAATAAGAGTGATTAagtgataattaaataataatcagAATTCTTGGGAGAGTAGGCCTGACACACACAACACATCACATCACATCATCGTTTTCTCAAACACCTAATTTGTTTGTATAAGGCCTCAGCAGCAACCTGCAGCTTTGTAACAGATGACACTACCACCCTTCCAATTTTGACATAACTTGACTAGAATTTCCccacaataaataataataataataataataataataattagtttttttttttttgaaaaatctaaaaaatggtTTTCTATTAAAATCAGTTTttcagtttttactttttattaactatatagaattattttttaaaataaaaaacaaacacaTCCATAAAAATTCACTCATTTAAAGttgatttgataaaatttttatatttttcaagtagtttcttaaaatttcttttcttacaaaaattataacactgtttatttaataaatcaaattaaaaatatttttcaataagtaaaagcaacaaaattatatttgataaaataatttaaaaaatttaaaatgatcatAATAAATATAGAGAAATAATTTTGATTGTGAATAAAATTTGGcatcaataatttaattaagGATAAATCTAAGTAtttattaatgtttaaaattttattaggccaataagttataactcaaataacataatttttttatattcactcaaaagattgcgggttcgagtctctctatctttgattaaaaacaaattaaacttttttaGTTTTGATAAAATAAACTTGAAGGTTATAGAAGACTTAGAGAGGAGGAGTTGAATTTATAaggggtaagtacgattttggtcccttaagtttagtgccagaatcgaattcgtccctcttgttattttgccattaaaatcgtccttaatattttttttcgtattaaaatcgtcatttttaataaaattttttattttattcctaaactacccctattcctattttaataataataattataaaataaaaaaaaaacgaaaacacagtgtgggggggggggggaagaaaACGCGTTGTGGGAGGGGAGGGAAGGGGAGGGGAAAGGAAGaggggggagggggaagggggggagggggacggcgccgGGAAGCCTCCGTTGTCGCCGCCATGACCTCGTCGTCGC
This genomic window contains:
- the LOC112734293 gene encoding magnesium transporter MRS2-4, whose product is MGKGPFSFRRSGSGSGSRRRHRKIIVPPESPPPPTSTTAMSPADNASNAMISGGGGGGGAVAMTKVKKKASGARLWMRFDRSGRSELVELDKNAIIRHAAIPTRDLRILGPVFSQSSNILAREKAMVVNLEFIKAIVTAEDVLLLDPLRQEVLPFVEQLRQQIPHKTQPQLRGPAGEQESEMQVPTGRQWLPVPESAEGLQSELPFEFQVLEIALEVVCTSLDSSVADLERGAYPVLDDLARNVSTKNLEHVRSLKSNLTRLLARVQKVRDEIEHLLDDNEDMAQLYLTRKWLQNQQLDAHVGATTLNNLSSTRRLGSTRSGSLVTSNLGDDNDVEDLEMLLEAYFMQLDGTRNKILSVREYIDDTEDYVNIQLDNHRNELIQLQLTLTIASFAIVIETAIAGSFGMNIPCSLYNVHGIFWPFVLSTCAGCFLIFLLILAYARWKKLLGT